A window of the Microbacterium sp. AZCO genome harbors these coding sequences:
- a CDS encoding 5'-nucleotidase C-terminal domain-containing protein yields the protein MQILATNDFHGRILDNTSNGEAGAAVLAGAVEQLRGSNPNTVFAAAGDLIGASTFESFIQHDKPTIDALNAAGLEVSAVGNHELDQGYNDLVNRVMAPYDATKNPYGGAQWQYIAANLKMKATGDDAVPATWIKEFGDVKVGFVGAVTEELPSLVSPAGIADIDVKGIVTSVNTEAADLVAEGADLVVMLVHEGAPSTDCATMDDSGTWANIINNVSPDVDAIVSGHTHLAYNCSFPVQQWVNEGRAVTDRPVVSAGQYGTNLNQLVYSVDGATGVVSAKTQAILPLEHSETVPPTPPATSPTTKWVANYPADPAVQAIADAAAKQADVLGAQPLGQIAGAFNRAQALNASNAVIENRGGESTLGNLVAEVQRWATEAPESGSAQIAFMNPGGLRADMVGTIPGDGSFPRTLTYKQAALVQPFANTLVNMQLTGAQIKAVLEQQWQRTIYNGVPTRPFLRLGVSEGFTYTYTQKVVQEPQQNDPATPVDESLTPINEAKGTITGMWLDGTPIDLNATYSVTVNSFLASGGDNFRELANGAGKRDTGKIDLSAMVDYMATFAATTPLPVDYAQRAVQVQFPDSAPASYELGANVSFDVKSWSLSTAADLKDEAVDVSFDGTSLGSFPLDNTIGTRLYDDYGTTSVSVTLPATGTVGATQLVLTGSTTGTKVIVPITTFERATSTTLAWPNKIIAKKGSAVQFTVEVKAGGATPTGTITIYDRATPIATVTLSEQDKGRIKVKLPALAKGLHLLWASYGGSDTVKPSDAPRVPLVVW from the coding sequence GTGCAGATCCTGGCGACGAACGACTTCCACGGGCGCATCCTCGACAACACGAGCAACGGCGAGGCGGGAGCCGCGGTGCTCGCCGGCGCCGTGGAGCAGTTGCGCGGCTCCAACCCGAACACGGTCTTCGCGGCGGCGGGCGACCTCATCGGCGCCTCGACGTTCGAATCGTTCATCCAGCATGACAAGCCGACGATCGACGCCCTCAATGCGGCAGGCCTCGAGGTGTCCGCGGTGGGCAACCATGAGCTCGACCAGGGCTACAACGACCTCGTCAACCGCGTCATGGCCCCGTACGACGCGACGAAGAACCCGTACGGCGGCGCGCAGTGGCAGTACATCGCGGCGAACCTGAAGATGAAGGCCACCGGCGACGACGCGGTCCCGGCAACCTGGATCAAGGAGTTCGGCGACGTGAAGGTCGGCTTCGTCGGTGCCGTCACCGAAGAGCTCCCGAGCCTCGTCAGCCCCGCCGGCATCGCCGACATCGACGTGAAGGGCATCGTCACCTCGGTCAACACGGAGGCCGCCGACCTCGTCGCGGAGGGCGCCGACCTCGTCGTGATGCTCGTCCACGAGGGCGCCCCGTCGACCGACTGCGCAACGATGGACGACTCGGGCACATGGGCGAACATCATCAACAACGTCTCGCCCGACGTCGACGCCATCGTCTCGGGTCACACGCACCTGGCGTACAACTGCTCGTTCCCCGTGCAGCAGTGGGTGAACGAGGGTCGCGCAGTGACGGACCGCCCCGTCGTCTCGGCGGGCCAGTACGGCACCAACCTCAACCAGCTCGTCTACTCGGTCGACGGTGCGACGGGCGTGGTCAGCGCGAAGACGCAGGCGATCCTGCCGCTCGAGCACTCCGAGACGGTGCCTCCGACGCCGCCGGCGACGTCCCCGACGACAAAGTGGGTCGCGAACTACCCCGCCGATCCCGCCGTGCAGGCCATCGCCGACGCCGCCGCCAAGCAGGCCGACGTCCTCGGCGCGCAGCCGCTGGGCCAGATCGCCGGCGCCTTCAACCGCGCGCAGGCGCTCAACGCGTCGAATGCCGTGATCGAGAACCGCGGCGGCGAGTCGACGCTCGGCAACCTCGTGGCAGAGGTGCAGCGGTGGGCGACCGAGGCCCCGGAGTCGGGGTCCGCGCAGATCGCCTTCATGAACCCCGGTGGACTGCGGGCCGACATGGTCGGCACCATTCCAGGCGACGGCTCGTTCCCGCGCACGCTGACGTACAAGCAGGCGGCACTCGTCCAGCCCTTCGCGAACACGCTGGTGAACATGCAGCTCACCGGTGCGCAGATCAAGGCGGTGCTCGAGCAGCAGTGGCAGCGGACGATCTACAACGGCGTCCCGACGCGCCCCTTCCTGCGCCTCGGCGTCTCGGAGGGCTTCACGTACACCTACACGCAGAAGGTCGTGCAGGAGCCGCAGCAGAACGACCCGGCCACGCCCGTCGACGAGTCCCTCACGCCGATCAACGAGGCCAAGGGAACCATCACGGGCATGTGGCTCGACGGGACGCCGATCGACCTGAATGCCACCTACTCGGTCACGGTCAACTCGTTCCTCGCGAGCGGGGGCGACAACTTCCGGGAGCTCGCCAACGGCGCCGGAAAGCGTGACACGGGCAAGATCGACCTCTCCGCGATGGTCGATTACATGGCCACGTTCGCCGCGACGACGCCGCTTCCGGTCGACTACGCGCAGCGTGCCGTCCAGGTGCAGTTCCCGGACAGCGCACCCGCGTCGTACGAGCTCGGCGCCAATGTCTCCTTCGATGTGAAGTCGTGGTCGCTCTCGACCGCGGCCGACCTGAAGGATGAGGCGGTGGACGTCTCGTTCGACGGCACGTCGCTCGGCTCGTTCCCGCTCGACAACACGATCGGGACCAGGCTGTACGACGACTACGGCACGACGAGCGTGTCCGTCACCCTGCCCGCGACAGGAACCGTCGGCGCGACGCAGCTCGTGCTGACGGGCTCCACCACCGGCACGAAGGTGATCGTCCCGATCACGACATTCGAGCGCGCGACGTCGACGACCCTCGCGTGGCCGAACAAGATCATCGCCAAGAAGGGATCGGCGGTGCAGTTCACGGTCGAGGTGAAGGCCGGCGGTGCGACGCCGACCGGCACCATCACCATCTACGACCGCGCGACGCCGATCGCGACGGTGACGCTCAGCGAGCAGGACAAGGGCCGCATCAAGGTGAAGCTGCCCGCGCTCGCGAAGGGGCTGCACCTGCTGTGGGCGTCCTACGGTGGCAGCGACACCGTGAAGCCGTCCGACGCGCCCCGCGTTCCCCTCGTCGTCTGGTGA
- a CDS encoding MarR family transcriptional regulator, with translation MPATEDLLKLDNQLCFALVTAARNVVALYRPVLEPLGLTHPQYLVMLALWDDSPLSLGELAEKLAMEPATLSPLVKRLEGQGRVARTRRADDERVLDITLTDDGRALREEALQVPQQIMARTGMSVEDVVALRDGLSMFAGARPRWSDSSAI, from the coding sequence ATGCCTGCGACCGAGGACCTGCTGAAGCTCGACAACCAGCTCTGCTTCGCCCTGGTCACCGCGGCGCGCAACGTCGTCGCGCTCTATCGACCCGTCCTCGAGCCGCTCGGTCTCACGCACCCGCAGTACCTGGTGATGCTGGCGCTCTGGGACGACTCTCCCCTCAGCCTCGGCGAGCTCGCTGAGAAGCTCGCCATGGAGCCCGCGACGCTCTCCCCGCTCGTCAAGCGGCTGGAGGGGCAAGGGCGAGTAGCTCGGACCCGCCGTGCCGACGACGAGCGCGTACTCGACATCACCCTGACCGACGACGGGCGGGCTCTGCGCGAGGAGGCCCTCCAGGTTCCGCAGCAGATCATGGCGCGTACCGGCATGAGTGTCGAGGACGTCGTCGCCCTCCGAGATGGGCTGTCGATGTTCGCGGGTGCGCGGCCCCGATGGAGCGACTCCTCGGCCATTTGA